A stretch of the Impatiens glandulifera unplaced genomic scaffold, dImpGla2.1, whole genome shotgun sequence genome encodes the following:
- the LOC124917595 gene encoding uncharacterized protein LOC124917595 → MGGVDRDEDRTFAVNFSANGVAKLRTTVMDKLKEFMGDYTDDTLVEYVVVLLKNGRRKEEARNELNVFLGEDSDSFVTWLWDHLQSNVEQYVQPQVSLPDSSAKTEPINWEQGGRNDFRHVHDNDKVVSEKLSRRKHTREWKDPVKKVDEPHPLRSSVIERVHEETTQFRDTHAKRSVSPRPATQKKRNRPDEKIETKRERTVTDAPRRLLQFAVRDAVTTPRSSQPSAEPVLKRLRSVVSASAGDSTHEVSPRKTRVVGAGSNVMAIKAVEEAAKDVIKKRSSGNVFDRLGRSTDIPQQHNQIQDYKKSVVGIEGDSYLLRNRHNGESVENTMLESDTAMAYYESKYYDGFNNVNDSPQTGIYAEKEDGSLGVQYSITRNADGVLMKPRKIQDQPAPVASALTNTSVNLNTWEQTHYAQQNLGLDMDNKKPAPRGGVYVSKSADKLKDNNASLIAAGNGNVKPVAAITQKVSQKPPTTASPGIYAAGRPTEDADSRTVFVSNVHFAATKDALSRHFNKFGEVLKVIIVTDAATGQPKGSAYVEFMRKESAENALSLDGTSFMSRILKIVRKGGLGQQEASPMMSWASARGGGSSSSAAFGGSRFLPRGGAGAFQRGGSSSYNRSWTPVKAGARSMQWKRDDSTTTTTSNDNNTSSVATHIGRSLTYVRNTTDQAEGNNHPSTTATTTT, encoded by the exons ATGGGAGGCGTTGATCGAGATGAAGACCGAACATTTGCTGTTAATTTCTCGGCTAATGGAGTGGCTAAACTGAGGACAACGGTGATGGATAAACTCAAGGAGTTCATGGGGGATTATACTGACGATACTTTAGTG GAATATGTTGTTGTCTTGCTAAAAAATGGGAGGCGCAAAGAAGAGGCCCGAAATGAGTTGAACGTCTTTCTTGGTGAAGACAGTGATTCTTTTGTTACATG GTTGTGGGACCATTTGCAATCAAATGTTGAGCAGTATGTGCAACCTCAAGTTTCTCTTCCAGATTCTTCTGCCAAAACAGAACCCATTAATTGGGAGCAAGGTGGTAGAAATGATTTTCGGCATGTGCATGACAATGATAAAGTCGTGTCTGAAAAGTTATCTAGAAGAAAGCATACCAGAGAATGGAAAGATCCAGTCAAGAAGGTAGATGAACCTCATCCTCTCCGAAGTTCTGTCATTGAGAGAGTTCATGAGGAGACAACTCAATTCCGTGATACTCATGCGAAGCGTTCAGTTTCACCTAGACCTGCCACTCAAAAGAAGAGAAACCGGCCAGATGAGAAGATCGAAACAAAG CGAGAACGGACAGTTACTGATGCCCCTAGAAGGCTGCTGCAGTTTGCAGTGAGGGATGCAGTCACCACTCCAAGGTCATCCCAACCTTCTGCAGAACCTGTGCTGAAGCGTTTACGTTCTGTAGTTTCCGCATCAGCTGGTGACTCAACACATGAGGTGAGTCCTCGTAAGACACGAGTAGTAGGCGCAGGTTCGAATGTTATGGCTATTAAAGCTGTAGAAGAAGCTGCGAAGgatgttataaaaaaaagaagttcGGGAAATGTCTTTGATAGACTTGGTCGTAGTACCGATATACCACAACAGCATAATCAAATTCAAGATTATAAGAAATCTGTTGTAGGGATCGAGGGTGACTCTTATCTCCTGAGAAATAGACATAATGGAGAATCTGTGGAGAATACTATGCTGGAAAGTGATACTGCTATGGCTTATTACGAGTCTAAATACTATGATGGGTTTAATAATGTAAATGATTCCCCTCAAACTGGTATATATGCTGAAAAAGAGGATGGCTCTCTGGGGGTACAGTACAGTATTACTAGGAATGCTGATGGAGTTTTGATGAAACCGCGTAAAATTCAAGACCAACCTGCTCCTGTAGCTAGTGCATTGACAAATACATCTGTGAATTTGAACACGTGGGAACAAACGCACTATGCACAACAAAACCTTGGGTTGGACATGGACAATAAGAAACCTGCACCAAGAGGTGGCGTCTATGTTAGTAAGTCTGCTGACAAGCTGAAGGACAACAATGCTAGCCTTATAGCAGCTGGCAATGGAAAT GTGAAACCTGTTGCTGCAATAACTCAGAAAGTGTCTCAAAAACCACCAACAACTGCTAGCCCTG GTATTTACGCTGCTGGACGCCCCACAGAAGATGCTGATTCTAGAACTGTTTTTGTCAGCAAT GTTCATTTTGCTGCCACTAAGGATGCACTATCAAGGCACTTTAACAAGTTTGGTGAAGTTCTCAAGGTCATAATTGTGACTGATGCAGCGACAGGGCAACCAAAAGG TTCAGCCTATGTAGAATTCATGAGGAAGGAATCTGCTGAGAATGCTCTATCCTTGGATGGTACTTCATTTATGTCTCGTATCCTCAAG ATTGTTAGGAAGGGGGGCTTGGGACAGCAAGAAGCTTCACCAATGATGAGTTGGGCTAGTGCACGCGGTGGTGGGTCATCATCATCAGCAGCATTTGGTGGATCGAGATTCCTGCCTAGAGGAGGGGCTGGTGCTTTTCAAAGAGGAGGAAGCAGTTCTTACAACAGAAGTTGGACCCCAGTTAAAGCAGGTGCCAGGAGCATGCAGTGGAAGCGTGATGActctactactactactactagcAATGACAATAATACTTCCTCGGTGGCGACTCATATTGGCCGCAGTCTTACTTATGTGCGCAATACTACTGATCAGGCAGAAGGGAACAACCACCCTTCGACTACAGCTACTACTACTACCTGA
- the LOC124917596 gene encoding putative RING-type E3 ubiquitin transferase C3H69 yields MSRRVLCKFFAHGACFKGDYCEFSHEWKAPPNNICTFYQKGVCSYGSRCRYDHVKVFRTSSVPSPSADSENYLVCSHPTALGTAFELSASSKPFFPPSIPATWSKKDDFDRTRSDIPICSFAAAGCCPRGEKCPHVHGDLCSTCEKHCLHPFRPEESEEHTRTCEKRQKQLEALKHSEEIECSVCLERVLSKAAVGERKFGLLSECDHPFCISCIRNWRGSSPSSGMDLNTALRACPICRKLSYFVIPSVIWYSSKEEKQEIVDTYKAKLRSIDCKHFDFGNGTCPFGTSCFYRHAYRDGRLEEVVVRHLGDEDGYTVIAKNTRLSDFLSNLNIR; encoded by the exons ATGTCCAGGAG gGTTCTCTGTAAGTTCTTCGCACATGGAGCGTGTTTCAAAGGCGACTATTGTGAGTTTTCTCATGAATGGAAGGCTCCGCCAAACAAT ATATGCACCTTTTACCAGAAAGGTGTTTGCTCTTATGGAAGCAGATGCAGATACGACCATGTTAAAGTTTTCCGAACCTCCTCTGTTCCATCTCCATCTGCAGATTCTGAAAATTATTTGGTTTGTAGCCATCCCACTGCCTTAGGGACTGCTTTTGAGCTTTCGGCTTCAAGTAAACCATTCTTTCCTCCATCTATACCCGCGACATGGAGTAAAAAAGATGATTTCGACAGAACTCGTTCTGATATTCCAATCTGTTCATTTGCTGCTGCTGGTTGTTGTCCTCGTGGGGAGAAATGCCCTCATGTTCATGGAGATCTATGTTCAACATGCGAAAAGCATTGCTTGCATCCATTTAGACCAGAGGAAAGCGAGGAGCATACACGAACCTGTGAGAAGAGGCAAAAGCAATTGGAGGCACTAAAACACAGTGAGGAAATAGAATGCAGCGTGTGTCTTGAACGAGTTCTGTCTAAAGCAGCAGTTGGGGAAAGGAAATTTGGGTTGTTGTCGGAATGTGATCATCCTTTTTGTATATCGTGCATTAGGAATTGGCGGGGTAGTTCACCTTCGTCTGGAATGGATCTGAATACTGCTTTGAGAGCCTGCCCTATTTGCAGGAAATTATCATACTTTGTCATTCCTAGTGTGATATGGTATTCTTCAAAGGAGGAAAAACAGGAAATTGTTGATACTTATAAGGCTAAACTCAG GTCTATAGATTGCAAACACTTTGACTTTGGAAATGGGACTTGCCCCTTTGGAACAAGCTGCTTTTACAGG CATGCATATCGTGATGGTCGTTTGGAAGAAGTAGTTGTTCGACATCTTGGGGATGAAGATGGTTACACAGTGATTGCGAAAAACACCAG gcTCTCAGATTTCCTCAGTAATTTGAATATAAGATGA